Proteins found in one Sorghum bicolor cultivar BTx623 chromosome 1, Sorghum_bicolor_NCBIv3, whole genome shotgun sequence genomic segment:
- the LOC8080590 gene encoding carotenoid 9,10(9',10')-cleavage dioxygenase, with product MGTEAEHQDSSVQHDGVVVVPAPRPRKGLASWALDLLESLVVRLGHDKTKPLHWLSGNFAPVVEETPPAPNLTVRGHLPECLNGEFVRVGPNPKFVPVAGYHWFDGDGMIHAMRIKDGKATYVSRYVKTARLKQEEYFGGAKFMKIGDLKGFFGLFMVQMQQLRKKFKVLDFTYGFGTANTALIYHHGKLMALSEADKPYVVKVLEDGDLQTLGLLDYDKRLKHSFTAHPKVDPFTDEMFTFGYSHEPPYCTYRVITKEGAMLDPVPITIPESVMMHDFAITENYSIFMDLPLLFRPKEMVKNGEFIYKFDPTKKARFGILPRYAKDEKVIRWFELPNCFIFHNANAWEEGDEVVLITCRLENPDLDKVNGHQSDKLENFGNELYEMRFNMKTGAASQKQLSVSAVDFPRVNESYTGRKQRFVYCTILDSIAKVTGIIKFDLHAEPESGKKELEVGGNIQGIYDLGPGRFGSEAIFVPKQPGVSGEEDDGYLIFFVHDENTGKSEVNVIDAKTMSADPVAVVELPNRVPYGFHAFFVTEDQLAQQAEGQ from the exons ATGGGCACGGAGGCGGAGCATCAGGACAGCAGCGTCCAACACGATGGCGTCGTGGTGGTGCCCGCGCCGCGCCCGCGCAAGGGGCTCGCCTCCTGGGCGCTCGACCTGCTCGAGTCCCTCGTCGTGCGCCTCGGCCACGACAAGACCAAGCCGCTCCACTGGCTCTCCGGCAACTTCGCCCCCGTCGTCGAGGAGACCCCGCCGGCCCCCAACCTCACCGTCCGCGGACACCTCCCG GAGTGCTTGAATGGAGAGTTTGTCCGGGTTGGGCCTAATCCAAAGTTTGTCCCTGTTGCCGGGTATCACTG GTTTGATGGAGACGG GATGATTCATGCCATGCGTATTAAAGATGGAAAAGCTACCTATGTATCAAGATATGTGAAGACTGCTCGCCTCAAACAAGAAGAGTATTTTGGTGGAGCTAAGTTTATGAAG ATTGGAGACCTGAAGGGATTTTTTGGATTGTTTATGGTCCAAATGCAGCAACTCCGGAAAAAATTCAAAGTCTTGGATTTTACCTATGGATTTGGGACAG CTAATACTGCACTTATATATCATCATGGTAAACTCATGGCCTTGTCAGAAGCAGATAAGCCAT ATGTTGTTAAGGTCCTTGAAGATGGAGACTTGCAGACTCTTGGCTTGTTGGATTATGACAAAAGGTTGAAACATTCTTTCACCGCCCATCCAAAGGTTGACCCTTTTACAG ATGAAATGTTCACATTTGGATATTCACACGAACCTCCATACTGTACATACCGTGTGATTACCAAAGAAGGAGCTATGCTTGATCCTGTGCCAATAACAATACCAGAATCTGTAATGATGCATGACTTTGCCATCACGGAGAATTACTCTATTTTTATGGACCTCCCTTTGTTGTTCCGACCAAAG GAAATGGTGAAGAACGGTGAGTTTATCTACAAGTTTGATCCTACAAAGAAAGCTCGTTTTGGTATTCTCCCACGCTACGCAAAGGATGAAAAAGTCATCAGATGGTTTGAACTCCCTAATTGCTTCATATTCCATAATG CTAATGCTTGGGAAGAGGGTGATGAAGTTGTTCTCATTACCTGCCGCCTTGAGAATCCAGATTTGGACAAGGTGAATGGACATCAAAGTGACAAGCTCGAAAACTTCGGGAATGAGCT GTACGAGATGAGATTCAACATGAAAACGGGTGCTGCTTCACAAAAGCAACTGTCTGTTTCTGCTGTAGATTTTCCTCGTGTTAATGAGAGCTATACTGGCAG AAAGCAGCGGTTTGTCTACTGCACTATACTTGATAGCATTGCGAAGGTGACTGGCATCATAAAATTTGATCTGCATGCTGAACCGGAGAGTGGTAAGAAAGAACTTGAAGTGGGAGGAAATATACAAGGCATATATGACCTGGGACCTGGTAGATTCGGTTCAGAGGCGATTTTTGTTCCCAAGCAGCCAGGTGTATCTGGagaagaagatgatggctaTTTGATATTCTTTGTGCACGACGAAAATACAGG GAAATCTGAAGTAAATGTTATAGATGCGAAGACAATGTCTGCTGATCCAGTTGCAGTGGTTGAGCTTCCTAATAGGGTTCCTTATGGATTCCATGCCTTCTTTGTAACTGAG GACCAACTGGCTCAGCAAGCGGAGGGGCAGTGA
- the LOC8085508 gene encoding uncharacterized protein LOC8085508 has translation MLVRSASTPVLGALLPSGSHSPAVSSPAVHFPESPAAAAYHPPPISCHLAGPGSGSDHERTRGLGTGIRRTCSEDNLASLAGVRADDHHHHHLPPSGKGAPRARPVPLETIQSFRGRQASSTDDEEEDEEEDAYEVERELRFGQFSFAGGDGNGSTYSQEHPLFLARGLGIDRLGSGLLSADGGGGFGGSDGGGGGNLVASGNGGDRSGIEMHYKKMIEEDPCNGLFLRNYAQFLYQVKGDYRRAEEYYSRAILADPDDGELLSEYAKLVWDVHRDEERASSYFERAAKASPQNSHVLAAHAAFLWDTDDDEEGGGDVLSCYTGFAQPAHSSPLASATT, from the exons ATGCTCGTGAGGAGCGCATCCACGCCGGTCCTCGGCGCGCTGCTCCCCTCCGGCAGCCACTCGCCGGCGGTGTCCTCCCCGGCCGTCCACTTTCCCGAGTCGCCGGCGGCAGCCGCCTACCACCCGCCGCCCATCTCCTGCCACCTGGCCGGGCCCGGGTCCGGGTCCGACCACGAGCGCACTCGCGGCCTCGGCACCGGCATACGCCGCACGTGCTCCGAGGACAACCTCGCGTCTCTGGCCGGCGTCCGCGCGgacgaccaccaccaccaccacctcccgcCGTCCGGCAAGGGCGCGCCCCGGGCGCGCCCGGTGCCGCTCGAGACCATCCAGTCGTTCAGGGGCCGGCAGGCGTCGTCCACCGACGAcgaagaggaggacgaggaggaggacgcgTACGAGGTGGAGCGGGAGCTGCGCTTCGGCCAGTTCAGCTTTGCTGGCGGCGACGGCAACGGCAGCACCTACTCGCAGGAGCACCCGCTGTTCCTGGCCAGGGGCCTCGGCATCGACCGCCTCGGCTCGGGCCTCCTCAgcgccgacggcggcggcgggttcGGTGGCAGCGATGGCGGTGGTGGCGGGAACTTGGTGGCGTCGGGGAACGGAGGGGACCGCTCCGGCATCGAGATGCACTACAAGAAGATGATCGAGGAGGACCCCTGCAACGGCCTCTTCTTGAGGAACTATGCACAGTTCCTGTACCAG GTGAAAGGGGACTACAGGAGGGCAGAGGAGTACTACTCCCGTGCGATACTCGCCGACCCcgacgacggcgagctcctGTCGGAGTACGCCAAGCTGGTGTGGGACGTGCACCGCGACGAGGAGCGCGCCTCCAGCTACTTCGAGCGGGCGGCCAAGGCGTCCCCGCAGAACAGCCACGTCCTCGCCGCGCACGCCGCCTTCCTGTGGGACACGGACGACGACGAAGAGGGCGGCGGCGATGTGCTCAGCTGCTACACGGGGTTCGCTCAGCCTGCGCACTCGTCGCCTCTGGCTTCGGCGACAACCTGA
- the LOC110431835 gene encoding uncharacterized protein DDB_G0288629-like: MEEEEALDEEVENQTPAKPKAGKVRLVETEVRRSSRLKVRNKGFKSTGCTKINCVGCSNKPPTLSIAVIRNLGKELAQIDPELLTDDNLMKKKETAPTGIKKNNDKKNKSKKKDEDKKDQPENKNKKKDEDKKDQPDA; the protein is encoded by the coding sequence atggaggaagaagaggcTTTAGATGAAGAAGTTGAAAACCAAACTCCAGCAAAACCCAAGGCAGGAAAAGTGAGGCTTGTGGAAACAGAGGTTAGAAGAAGCTCCAGGCTAAAAGTTAGAAACAAGGGGTTCAAGAGTACTGGGTGCACCAAAATAAACTGTGTTGGGTGCAGCAACAAGCCCCCCACTCTTTCTATTGCAGTCATAAGGAACCTGGGAAAGGAGCTTGCTCAAATTGACCCTGAACTGCTGACAGATGACAACCTGATGAAGAAAAAAGAGACAGCTCCTACAGGGATAAAGAAAAAcaatgacaagaagaacaagagcaAGAAGAAAGATGAAGACAAGAAGGACCAACCagagaacaagaacaagaagaaaGATGAAGACAAGAAGGACCAACCAGATGCttaa